One stretch of Tepiditoga spiralis DNA includes these proteins:
- a CDS encoding dihydrofolate reductase family protein, with the protein MILNLIMVSSINGIISKTEIEKPYWNTKEDLKFFSTLTKKSGVVIMGRKTFETIGKALPERLNIVMTKNPQKYKNLKNLKFINDSPENILKSLKNYSEVFLIGGSTINSLFLEKNLIDYIYLTIEPWLINGKITLFKDIKKDIPLILEEIKKLNDSTIVLKYKIKK; encoded by the coding sequence ATGATTTTAAATTTAATCATGGTTTCAAGTATAAATGGAATTATTTCAAAAACAGAAATTGAAAAGCCGTATTGGAATACTAAAGAAGACTTAAAGTTTTTTTCTACTTTAACTAAAAAATCTGGAGTTGTAATAATGGGAAGAAAAACTTTTGAAACAATAGGGAAAGCTCTTCCTGAAAGATTAAATATAGTTATGACTAAAAATCCACAAAAGTATAAAAATTTAAAAAATTTAAAGTTTATTAATGATAGTCCAGAAAATATTTTAAAGTCTTTAAAAAATTATTCTGAAGTATTTTTAATAGGAGGAAGTACTATAAATTCTTTGTTTTTAGAAAAAAATCTCATAGATTATATATATTTAACTATTGAACCATGGTTAATAAATGGTAAAATAACTTTATTTAAAGATATAAAAAAAGATATTCCTTTGATTCTTGAAGAAATAAAAAAATTAAATGATTCAACCATTGTTTTAAAATATAAAATAAAAAAGTAA